Part of the Rhinoderma darwinii isolate aRhiDar2 chromosome 2, aRhiDar2.hap1, whole genome shotgun sequence genome, AGGGGCTGCGACAGCCCGGAGGTAGATGATGCCCGGAAGTGGTGAGTATACGTCAGCGGGCGCTGGCGACCATTACAGCTTGTTACTGAAAAGTGTTTGACCTCTTTAAATATCAATCTCTGCATTTAAAGACTTTGCATAGTGGAGCTTACTTCTTTGCCTCGTAGTCCATGCTTGAACTTATAGTTCCAATCTTTGCAGCTATTCCCTTccaatgtccccatgacaacactttccATCTTGCACTTTGGTGGATCAGTGTTGTCACGCGGCCATTGATAGAACAATTACATTTGTCCGAGCCAAACGGGCATACCACATGGGGATCAGGGGAAGATAACTGTCAACCACTTGGCCAATTTGTCCATATATAGAGTTCCACTTTATGCTAAAACCTAGAGTTATAGTCATATAATTTCATATGTGTGGCCGATCTGATAATAGACGTCAACAAGGACAGGGAGAAAACTTTAGTCCTAAGTCCCATATAGCACATGAGGATTCTCCATGAAGATCTAACATCTGGTGATGTGTCACTggggagagcactgtggctgaaccATCTCCATGGAAAATGTCAAACGTTCTGCTCATTATTCTGATTAAATGTTCAATGATATAGAAGAGTGAAGGCAGCACAAGAATATAAATAGCGTGATCCCACTGATCAGCGGTGCAAGGATCCAGACTGATCGGACCTGAGCTCCCTACGTCACCCACCGGGGTTCAATGAACAGCATCATTGTAAGTAGACCAGCACTGACCTCTCCACCATcctaaacaatataataatatattacagtTACAATAAATGGTTACATTAAGCACTAAAGCACCACAGACATCCAAGGATATACCAACCCCGATACCAACCCGTGTAAAAGTGTGTGATGTCATTTATGTAGAAAGTTGGCAGACTTTATAATCGGGGGAATTTTTCTGTCTCTGTTGTTGGCACCAACGCCTATCCCCCTAAGTGTGCCCCTGGTGATATATGCATCTATCTCAATTACAGTGGTGTCACTAGCACTGGGCATCCTGGGATTAAGCCCTGTTTTTTTGGCCCGGTGCCCTGGATCTCCGGGTGAcgcccacattcaattgtatctgcgtccttaggaagcagatacagttgaacactATGGATGTCAGCGCCCTGTTCCACCACTCACTCTCATAGGCTACAGAcgatgttaggcctgcagcctatgagatgtTGGGACAGGATCCATGCGAAGGTCGGTGCAATGACGCACTGCATCGCATCAGCCTACACAAAGTTACCGTCTCTGCATCTCATAGGCTGCAGATCTAATGTAGCTAAAAGAGTCCCACAGCCTGAGACTGTGCAGCTCGTCGTGAGAATCgggctaggtgagtatacgtTTTATTATTTGTTGAGAGGCACTATTACTGAATGAGGGCCACTAAGGGACACTATTACTGATTAGGGGCTATTCAGGGGGAGCCACAAATGCGTAGGGGGCACTATAACTAAATAGGGTCCATTGAGGGAGCACAATTACAAAGTGGGCTGCATTAAAGGGCTACTTTACAGAATGAGGGCCACTAAGGGGCACTATTATCAAGTTGGCAGTACTAAGGGACACAGTTACTGTGTAGAGGGCACTAAGTCggcaccaatactgtgtaagtgggGCCCTATTACTGTGGGGGGtactaagggggcactattactgtttggggtaCTAAGGGGGGCACTATGAGTGGGTGTGGATGTAGTGGAAAGTGAAGATTCAAAGATGTCTGTGTGTCAggaggccaggagaagtcgtcatgatggtctgggccagatgaagAAGGAAAGGGAAAGTAAACGACTCCAACCAGAGAAGACgtcccctgtgagtcactggatgtaactgtactgttaTCATTTATATGGTCTGCAGTGTAGTAATACTCTATGTGACcccagtgtagaactggtatttcACCACTGTATAGGTCAGGGGTCATCAACCTTCAGCACTCCTGTTGTGGTGAAACTACAAATCCCAACATGCCCTGACACCCGAAGGCTTTAATATACCAGCCAAAGGTTAGGACATgcagggaattgtagtttcacaacagcaggCGTGCAGAAGGTAGCTTACCCCTGGTATAGGCACTGTATATTATTAgttatattggtctttgtggtagatatatGTGGAGGGATTATTTGATccttatatagtggtattatttggtaactgtatgactgtattTTTCAGTCATTATGTAGTGATATTTTCTTTCATGATATaccggtgttattcagtaacactatggaggtattattgaaaaaatatgtgGCCGTGGTGTGGAGGTATGTGCTAGTATGTGCTCTAAAAGTTATTTTATAGCTATGCTGTAATTACTACATATAACTTTGTCCAATTTTTCTAAAAACGTAGCAAATATAATGAACTAATCGTCCCCTTCACTTTATTCTCTTTCTGAATACACAAGTATGAAAATCGCTCCACCCATGATGGTTAACTCATCAATACTCCAAAGCAACACGACCCAAGTGTCCGTCCCCTCCAGCAAGCTGATAGACTACACACGGTTGACTTTAATACTCCTGTTCACTGTGGGCTTCGGTTTCTTCACCTACTTTATCACAATGATACTGAATGTTTTTATCATGAACCCACACCTCCGGGACAATGCCCGATATGTCCTCTTCATCTACATGCTCTTCAATGATACATTTTATCTTCTCTTGGGGTTCTATTTGTTCCTTACAGCAGTCTATAAATTATATGTTCCTGCACCTCTGTGCTACATCTTATACACCGTTTCCTCTGTGGCTTTTAGAGTTACCCCCTACAACCTGGCGGCCATGGCTCTAGAACAATACGTGGCTATTTGTCACCCACTACGACATGTGGAGCTCTGCACCACCTATAAAGCTCATGTGGCCTTCACCATGATATGTTCCTTCTTGACCATCCCGTATGCACTTGAACTCTACGTCATGGCTTCTTCACTGACGAATATATTCAATCTCTATATAATATGtaagcagaatatgttggtggttAGTCCAATTCAGAATGTTCTAAGGTCCATCAACCTCATCCTATGCTTCACCTTGGTGGGACTTGTCATCCTAGTTACCTACATGAAGATTATGCTGGTTGCTCATAGACTAAGTGTCCGGTCATCTTCCGCTTCCAAAGCCGGGAAAACCGTCATGCTCCACGCATTTCAGTTACTTTTATACATGGCGTCCTTATTGTCCATATTAACAGAGTCACTTCCTACCACACAGACTGATATTCTCTCCAtgatcatttttttaatatttacttGCATACCAAGATTCCTCAGCCCTATCATTTATGGAGTCCGCGATGAAACTTTAAGAAAACAAATGAAAAAGTCTTTACCGCATTTTGTTCACAATATTTTTGGTAACGATGAAGGGACAGTCTCCAGATGACTGGACCAGAAAATGTCATGCGGAAAAAGTTTTATAGCCTTACATATCATTGTTATCAGACCTTCGTacctatgacaacacttcctgctctATGAACCGGTGATTCATTGTTGCCATTCGGACAGCGGATCTGTGAATTCAAAACACCCTTTACATCATTAGATACGCCTTTCTTGGCTTAAatattgtgtatatgtatagacattgatgtggatggtgatttgGATGTCGTATCATCCAAGATTAAACACAAACAAAGACGCGTTTTAGACCGAGGAGTTCCTACTGCAGATCATCTGTCATTGCAAATGAAAACCTACTATTCAGTTTCCAGAAATTCAGTCAATGCTCTTATGTGTAATACTCAATGGGTCTACAAGAGCCAAAAATAGGGGGTCCTGAGCGAGAGGCCTCTCTTTTTTACCCCCAAATACCTATAATGGGAGGGGGTAACCCAATCTGACCAAGGTTCATTATAGGGAAAGTTTCTGTTCCAGAAGAGAGACATTTCAAAAGTAGGGGGCATTTGGGGTCATAAATAGGAACTATCCCTCCAAAGGAGGGACTCATATGTGGTCAtcaatgtccctatgacaacactgaACTAGCAGAGCACAGAACAAGGGAGCAGATGATCTGTAGGATTCAAGCTTGTAAGTTAAAGTGCTGATAATTATTTGGTAGTTTCTCATATAAAAGGCCTTCTTTATAGCACTTCAGGTACGTTCTCCTttaaaccctttcaggaccgagcctaTTTTGGACTCCATgacacagccccatttttcaaatttgacatgtcaatttaggtggtaataactctggaatgcttttacttatctaagttattctgagattgttttttgtgacacattgtactttatgttagtggtaaattttgctcAATATATTTAgcctttatttataaaaaaaaaaatcctaaatgtacagaacatttttaaaaaaataaaattttcctaCATTTTATATCTTCTGCTTCTAAAATGGATAAGgataccacacaaattagtaaataaataaaataaataatgcttactatacctcttctttatgtaggcatcattttttttatttcattttctgtttttttaggacgttataaggcttataaTTTTACCAGAAGTTTTTGAAATACTCATCAAAATTtgctaaacattttttttaggtaccacttCAGttttaaagtggctttgaggggcctatatattagacacccccataaatcacccccatattaaaaacggcacccctcaatgtattcaaaacagcatttagaaagtttgttaaccctttaggttttTCATCGGTTTGAAAGCAAaaaggaggtgaaatttacaaatgtcatttttttttggggtagatattcaattttaatctatttatttcATTAACACAGCAagttttaacaaaaaaaacacaatatttattgcccagattctgccgtttttagaaatatcccacatgtggccctagtgttagactgaaacaccggccccaGAAatgaaggtgcacctagtggattttggggcctgctttctattaggatgttttccaggcacccATTCATGTTTAAAGAGGCCTTGAGTTGCCAAAATGGTAGATACACCCCAAAAatagaccccattttaaaaatatcacccctcaaggaaagtattttggggtatagtgagcattctggttgtagttttgtttggagtattgttggtatttcagtttataatgtgggggcatacgtaagctgtgcggagtacttggcggcataataagagggtataataatggggtaaataaataatacaattaataatccatggattggtgtgatacgctttgaagcaatcctttatgcacaggtcagGTTTTTTGgggcaagtgtcgcactgatatactgtatggtgtccttacttatacCCTTTTTGGAACAAACTTGGCACCTTTTTTGGGAActttactgggaaagtgttgtcctgctaCAATGATGATGTTTTGGGGCAGACCTGCTTGGACCCATCCCGGATGTCAAATATAAGGGTCTTTTTAATTACCTCTTgggactgaaggaatgttcccatctggcctgcacagcGGGATATCAAGTAAGTGTTATACAATATTATCTGTACCATGTGCGGTGCCGGCTTTATGTACCATGGGACACGGCTATGTGGTAAATccggggtattgtacaaaatatctgtgctccagtattgcctaatctttgacttcttcactaaccCCATAAGCAGCACGAGGTCCGAAagtgtcctcatctccgctgaatctacggggtccacctgtggggtccagcaaatgatgacgtggtgtTTTTTGGTGAAAAACGAATCGATCTGTTAATTAGTCTGGACCGTCATTCTGCATCAATgagttccgagagtcataacgttttcttttccgttgacggagttgTATTTCAGTGAGTCTGTGGGTCGATAGAATTACAGCGATATCAAATTGATatagttgtttttatgttttaccactttgccacaatagaaaaacttttttctaaaaaaaaaaaaaaaatcatgttttagtctcGCCCTTTTCTGAGAGCCGTACCTTATTCATTGTTCCGTTGATGAAGCAGtgagaggacttgtttttttgccggACGAACTGTCgtttttcttggtaccattttgggttacttgcaactttgcgattttccgcaacggatttcatcgcTGGTTTTCAGTTGCCGGTTTtccatattgaattcaatggggaggtaagacctgcaacaaatagcatgtGTTgtcatttttgcggcggaaaagctgcaaaaatcgcaactcagaaaaaaaaaaaagcatgtacttacccagatctctctgcttctgcgtccagccgACCTCCAGGGATaacgtatcatcccatgtgactgctggagtcaatcacaggctgcagtggtcacatgggatgaaatgtcatcccagaaggcagggctgcaggacgtcagagggccgcgtcgccatgactacgggtaagtacaggcttttttttttacctgctatttACTAAGCGGACACTCCAgccaaaaaacagcaccaaaatttggtgccattttttggccGCAATTTCGGTGCGGAATTCGGGCGTTACGAAAAcggagatttttatttttcattttttccaatcatAAAGGGCATGATCAGGGAAACGGGGCgatacttatttttattttaagattttataacttttatttatgtagttttctaaaactttttttttttacttttttttaaatatttatattatatggggacttgaagatctgatccggtacaatacactgcactacttctgtatgtacttatgtagtgcagtgtattgtaactgtcattcttcaactgacagatagtctattaggtcctgcctttgtctggccctaataggcttccgtacatggcagaccaggcgGCCATTGTTAGGTTTCCTGGTTTCCagtgatcacatttgtttttagttTGAAAATAAGAATACATACagcgttacaaaaaaaatacattgccacctacaataaattgtattgtatagatagatttctatctatacaAGGTataccctaacaactgcctgtgtactatcagtatatatgtatatgtacataCAGTAAAGTAAAGAATATctaaatcaaaataaaaaaaatcccacatATTGGATTAAAAAGAagtcaaataaataataaataaaccctGAAATAttacataaaagaaaaaattcagaacaaaaaatacatacaaatgcACATTttcaagtcccaaaacataaaataatgtacacatatttggtatcgttacgACCGTATCAAGCTGCACAATAAATGACGAATGGATTATGCTGTaaagaaaacaacaaaaaaactgcagctgaACTTTTCTGCATTgttgacaaaataaaaatgtcaataaATTACACGATAttgtatatgtaccaaaaattgACACCTACATAAATTTCAatccctcccacaaaaaaaaaaaaaagtctcatacagTAACgacgaacaaaaaaaaatcaaacagttATGAGCGCTGgcatgcaaagaggaaaaatcaaaaaattgttCTAGTCCTTCAATCCTTATACAGTTAATCCCCTCTCCACTTGATCTCCCACTATATGCAGCTGCCACCAGCAGTTTTGGCTTGTTATACTGGATCAGTCGATCCCTATACTCCTCCATAGGTGAGACCCCCATCCGTGAATCTGCTATAACAATCTAAAGTGGGGATATCCATTTAATTCAGCATGTTGCACTTAAAGGAACACTTTGAACAAaattgatacactgtgttatggctGGTGCAGGGCATGAGGGGCGGGGCCTGACAGGGATTCTCTCTGGGCCATGACAAATCGGTCAGCCGCTATTACTTtaacaagcgctcgtccatgCAGTAtatccagcacggctcagtgcctgaagaaggtcatATTGACCGAAACATTGCActcaaaaacgaaataaaaattacctttgttcaaattggtgtgccggatactctcttttcatactgtatgatctgcagcgagaagatgggtggtatgattttttttttccatgagacagcaactcccagcatatccttagcattgttcgggtcatgctgggagctgtagttttacgccgtacaaaactttacggcaagggttgcactaaattgagctgtatttatgctggtgttgtgtttatgtactgagcttggttctggtgttgtatttatctacttagcttggttctggttctgta contains:
- the LOC142740543 gene encoding odorant receptor 131-2-like is translated as MVNSSILQSNTTQVSVPSSKLIDYTRLTLILLFTVGFGFFTYFITMILNVFIMNPHLRDNARYVLFIYMLFNDTFYLLLGFYLFLTAVYKLYVPAPLCYILYTVSSVAFRVTPYNLAAMALEQYVAICHPLRHVELCTTYKAHVAFTMICSFLTIPYALELYVMASSLTNIFNLYIICKQNMLVVSPIQNVLRSINLILCFTLVGLVILVTYMKIMLVAHRLSVRSSSASKAGKTVMLHAFQLLLYMASLLSILTESLPTTQTDILSMIIFLIFTCIPRFLSPIIYGVRDETLRKQMKKSLPHFVHNIFGNDEGTVSR